In Thermodesulfovibrionales bacterium, one DNA window encodes the following:
- a CDS encoding DUF502 domain-containing protein yields MNAKTSIKATFKRKFIAGLFVTIPILITVLVIERFFTFIDHLLEPLLIKIIGYHIPGLGFMTAIIIVFFTGIISTNVFGKRLLQLADKIFLRIPLFSSLYTAIKQIMDAFSPESKGAFKKFVIVEYPRKGIYAFGFLTKECRIDGGEELRAVYIPTNNLYLGEIVLFKEEDIIYTDIPIEEGVRIILSGGIATPSEIKRTKVRNES; encoded by the coding sequence ATGAATGCAAAAACATCAATAAAGGCTACCTTCAAGAGAAAATTCATAGCCGGCCTTTTCGTAACTATTCCCATCCTGATTACCGTACTCGTAATAGAGAGGTTCTTCACCTTTATTGATCACCTCTTAGAACCTCTTCTTATAAAGATTATTGGGTATCATATCCCGGGACTGGGTTTTATGACCGCCATAATAATTGTATTTTTTACAGGTATTATTTCGACAAATGTCTTTGGAAAGAGGCTTCTTCAACTTGCTGATAAAATTTTCCTTAGAATCCCCCTCTTCAGTAGTCTCTACACAGCAATAAAACAGATAATGGATGCCTTCAGCCCGGAGTCAAAGGGGGCATTTAAAAAATTTGTCATAGTTGAATATCCAAGAAAGGGTATATATGCTTTTGGTTTTCTGACAAAGGAATGCAGGATAGATGGAGGCGAAGAGCTACGGGCAGTTTACATTCCGACCAATAACCTTTATCTTGGAGAGATCGTACTCTTTAAGGAGGAAGATATAATATACACAGATATACCAATAGAAGAAGGTGTGAGGATCATACTATCAGGTGGTATAGCAACACCTTCCGAGATAAAGAGAACAAAAGTTAGAAATGAATCTTAA